A window of the Vigna angularis cultivar LongXiaoDou No.4 chromosome 3, ASM1680809v1, whole genome shotgun sequence genome harbors these coding sequences:
- the LOC108324340 gene encoding 2-oxoglutarate and iron-dependent oxygenase domain-containing protein CP2 isoform X2 — protein sequence MSQNQHSVPQQPRPSGGHVTARVVNLNSDRLCVSPKRDHKSENYEDLQLDFNPHVFGSLEQYLPPHVLNLSREVKVRYMRNILLRYFPENDRNRIQKLREYRLKIILNYPPLHREIYTMDAENFFTPSFLRAIKENTEASFRSIMAEPSTGIYTFEMLQPQFCKKLMSEVDSFERWVRGTKLRIMRPSTMNKHGVVLEDFGLETMLDRFMSDIIHPISRVFYSEFGGSSLDSHHGFVVEYGISKDLELGLHVDDAEVSLNVCLGKEFSGGEVFFQGVRCEEHEIFNYSHVPGHAILHPGRQRHGARPTTSGNRMNLIIWCRSSAFRELKKYQRDFPSWCGECKRKKKERARLSLMVSQQELLKREI from the exons ATGTCGCAGAACCAGCACAGTGTCCCACAGCAACCTCGACCCTCCGGTGGACATGTGACAGCAAGAGTGGTAAATTTGAATTCCGATAGGCTCTGCGTAAGCCCCAAGCGAGATCACAAGTCTGAAAACTATGAGGACCTTCAACTGGATTTCAATCCTCACGTCTTCGGCTCACTGGAGCAGTATTTGCCTCCTCACGTCCTCAACCTGTCACGTGAGGTTAAGGTTCGGTATATGAGGAACATTCTGCTTCGCTATTTCCCCGAGAATGACCGCAATCGG ATTCAAAAGCTGAGGGAGTACAGGCTGAAGATCATATTAAATTATCCA CCACTACATAGGGAGATATATACTATGGATGCTGAGAACTTTTTCACGCCATCATTTCTCAGAGCAATTAAAGAAAACACCGAAGCAAGTTTTAGAAGTATAATGGCTGAACCTAGTACAGGAATTTATACATTTGAAATGCTTCAACcccaattttgtaaaaaactGATGTCTGAG GTGGATAGTTTTGAAAGATGGGTTCGTGGTACCAAACTCAGAATCATGCGCCCTAGTACTATGAATAAACATGGTGTTGTTCTTGAAGATTTTGGGCTGGAAACCATGCTTGACAGATTTATGAGTGATATCATACATCCCATATCACGag ttttctaCAGTGAATTTGGTGGATCCTCGCTGGACTCTCACCACGGTTTTGTTGTTGAATATGGAATCAGTAAAGACCTTGAACTTG GTTTACATGTGGATGATGCAGAAGTCTCCTTGAATGTTTGCTTGGGAAAAGAATTTTCTGGCGGGGAAGTGTTCTTCCAGGGTGTTCGATGTGAAGAACAT GAGATCTTCAATTATTCCCATGTTCCAGGACACGCAATTCTTCATCCTGGCCGTCAACGGCATGGTGCAAGACCTACAACATCTGGGAACAGGATGAATTTAATCATCTGGTGTAGAAG TTCGGCTTTCAGAGAGTTGAAGAAATATCAGAGAGATTTTCCTAGCTGGTGTGGAGAATGCAAACgcaagaagaaggagagagcCCGGTTATCGCTTATGGTCTCCCAACAG GAATTACTGAAGAGGGAAATATAA
- the LOC108325643 gene encoding 2-oxoglutarate and iron-dependent oxygenase domain-containing protein CP2-like: IGIYIYIYIYILWILRTFSQHHFSVAIEQNTEEGFRNIIDEPFPGLHLICLIHNFVKRRADDLKIKTTRPNILHEHGVVLHDLGLEPMLHRFREEYIEPT, from the exons AttgggatatatatatatatatatatatatatattatggatCCTAAGAACTTTTTCACAACACCATTTCTCGGTTGCAATTGAACAAAATACAGAAGAGGGTTTCAGAAATATAATAGACGAACCGTTTCCAGGATTACATTTGATATGCTTAATCCACAATTTTGTGAAAAG ACGGGCCGATGATCTCAAAATCAAAACCACGCGACCAAATATATTGCATGAACATGGCGTTGTTCTTCATGATCTTGGCCTGGAACCCATGCTTCACAGATTTAGGGAAGAATACATAGAGCCTACATAA
- the LOC108325013 gene encoding 2-oxoglutarate and iron-dependent oxygenase domain-containing protein CP2 → MSQNKNVSLERSAPQQPRPSNVYVGVGGSDSLCISPKRDHKSENYEDLQLEFNPLVFSSLEQYLPPHMLNLTREVKVQYMRNILLRYLPESERIRIQKHKEYRQKIMLNYPPLHREIYSMDAEKFFTPSFLRAIKENTEESFRSIMAEPCKGIYTFEMLQPRFCEMLVSEVDHFERWVHATKFRIMRPNIMNQYGAVLDDFGLEAMLDRLMSDFIRPMSRVFYSEIGGSSLDSHHGFVVEYGINRDVELGFHVDDSEVSLNICLGDKFSGGELFFRGVRCDEHVNSDIQPVENFDYYHVPGHAILHPGRHRHGARPTTSGNRINLILWCRSSAFRELKKYRRDFSSWCEECKRKKKEKERLLVMATQQELMKREMQSAS, encoded by the exons ATGTCTCAGAACAAGAATGTTTCTTTGGAGCGAAGTGCTCCACAACAACCTCGTCCTTCCAATGTATACGTGGGAGTTGGAGGTTCAGACAGCCTCTGCATAAGCCCCAAGCGAGATCACAAGTCTGAAAACTACGAGGACCTTCAATTAGAGTTCAACCCTCTTGTGTTTAGCTCTTTGGAGCAGTATTTGCCTCCCCACATGCTCAACCTCACACGCGAGGTTAAGGTTCAGTACATGAGGAACATTTTGCTTCGATATTTGCCCGAGAGTGAGCGCATTCGG ATTCAAAAGCACAAGGAATACAGGCAAAAGATCATGTTGAACTATCCA CCTCTGCACAGGGAGATATATAGTATGGATGCTGAGAAATTTTTCACACCATCATTTCTCAGAGCAATTAAAGAAAATACAGAAGAGAGTTTTAGAAGTATAATGGCAGAACCGTGTAAAGGAATTTATACTTTTGAAATGCTTCAACCACGATTCTGTGAAATGCTAGTATCTGAG GTGGATCATTTTGAAAGATGGGTCCATGCTACCAAGTTCAGAATCATGCGACCTAATATAATGAATCAATATGGTGCCGTACTTGATGATTTTGGCTTGGAAGCCATGCTTGACAGATTGATGAGTGATTTCATACGTCCTATGTCCCgag ttTTCTACTCTGAAATTGGTGGATCCTCACTGGACTCTCATCATGGGTTTGTTGTTGAATATGGAATCAATAGGGATGTGGAACTTG GCTTCCATGTCGACGATTCAGAAGTCTCCTTAAATATTTGCTTGGGGGACAAATTTTCTGGTGGAGAACTGTTCTTCCGGGGTGTTCGATGTGATGAACATGTAAATTCAGATATCCAACCAGTG GAGAACTTCGATTACTACCATGTTCCAGGACATGCAATTCTTCATCCAGGTCGTCATCGGCATGGTGCTAGACCTACAACATCTGGGAATCGGATAAACTTAATTCTCTGGTGTAGAAG TTCGGCTTTTAGAGAGTTGAAGAAATATCGGAGAGATTTCTCTAGCTGGTGTGAAGAATGCAAacgaaagaagaaggagaaagagcGCTTGCTAGTTATGGCCACCCAACAG GAATTAATGAAGAGGGAAATGCAATCGGCCTCGTGA
- the LOC108324340 gene encoding 2-oxoglutarate and iron-dependent oxygenase domain-containing protein ICU11 isoform X3, translated as MSQNQHSVPQQPRPSGGHVTARVVNLNSDRLCVSPKRDHKSENYEDLQLDFNPHVFGSLEQYLPPHVLNLSREVKVRYMRNILLRYFPENDRNRIQKLREYRLKIILNYPVDSFERWVRGTKLRIMRPSTMNKHGVVLEDFGLETMLDRFMSDIIHPISRVFYSEFGGSSLDSHHGFVVEYGISKDLELGLHVDDAEVSLNVCLGKEFSGGEVFFQGVRCEEHVLSIAQPGEIFNYSHVPGHAILHPGRQRHGARPTTSGNRMNLIIWCRSSAFRELKKYQRDFPSWCGECKRKKKERARLSLMVSQQELLKREI; from the exons ATGTCGCAGAACCAGCACAGTGTCCCACAGCAACCTCGACCCTCCGGTGGACATGTGACAGCAAGAGTGGTAAATTTGAATTCCGATAGGCTCTGCGTAAGCCCCAAGCGAGATCACAAGTCTGAAAACTATGAGGACCTTCAACTGGATTTCAATCCTCACGTCTTCGGCTCACTGGAGCAGTATTTGCCTCCTCACGTCCTCAACCTGTCACGTGAGGTTAAGGTTCGGTATATGAGGAACATTCTGCTTCGCTATTTCCCCGAGAATGACCGCAATCGG ATTCAAAAGCTGAGGGAGTACAGGCTGAAGATCATATTAAATTATCCA GTGGATAGTTTTGAAAGATGGGTTCGTGGTACCAAACTCAGAATCATGCGCCCTAGTACTATGAATAAACATGGTGTTGTTCTTGAAGATTTTGGGCTGGAAACCATGCTTGACAGATTTATGAGTGATATCATACATCCCATATCACGag ttttctaCAGTGAATTTGGTGGATCCTCGCTGGACTCTCACCACGGTTTTGTTGTTGAATATGGAATCAGTAAAGACCTTGAACTTG GTTTACATGTGGATGATGCAGAAGTCTCCTTGAATGTTTGCTTGGGAAAAGAATTTTCTGGCGGGGAAGTGTTCTTCCAGGGTGTTCGATGTGAAGAACATGTACTATCAATAGCCCAGCCAGGG GAGATCTTCAATTATTCCCATGTTCCAGGACACGCAATTCTTCATCCTGGCCGTCAACGGCATGGTGCAAGACCTACAACATCTGGGAACAGGATGAATTTAATCATCTGGTGTAGAAG TTCGGCTTTCAGAGAGTTGAAGAAATATCAGAGAGATTTTCCTAGCTGGTGTGGAGAATGCAAACgcaagaagaaggagagagcCCGGTTATCGCTTATGGTCTCCCAACAG GAATTACTGAAGAGGGAAATATAA
- the LOC108324340 gene encoding 2-oxoglutarate and iron-dependent oxygenase domain-containing protein CP2 isoform X1: protein MSQNQHSVPQQPRPSGGHVTARVVNLNSDRLCVSPKRDHKSENYEDLQLDFNPHVFGSLEQYLPPHVLNLSREVKVRYMRNILLRYFPENDRNRIQKLREYRLKIILNYPPLHREIYTMDAENFFTPSFLRAIKENTEASFRSIMAEPSTGIYTFEMLQPQFCKKLMSEVDSFERWVRGTKLRIMRPSTMNKHGVVLEDFGLETMLDRFMSDIIHPISRVFYSEFGGSSLDSHHGFVVEYGISKDLELGLHVDDAEVSLNVCLGKEFSGGEVFFQGVRCEEHVLSIAQPGEIFNYSHVPGHAILHPGRQRHGARPTTSGNRMNLIIWCRSSAFRELKKYQRDFPSWCGECKRKKKERARLSLMVSQQELLKREI, encoded by the exons ATGTCGCAGAACCAGCACAGTGTCCCACAGCAACCTCGACCCTCCGGTGGACATGTGACAGCAAGAGTGGTAAATTTGAATTCCGATAGGCTCTGCGTAAGCCCCAAGCGAGATCACAAGTCTGAAAACTATGAGGACCTTCAACTGGATTTCAATCCTCACGTCTTCGGCTCACTGGAGCAGTATTTGCCTCCTCACGTCCTCAACCTGTCACGTGAGGTTAAGGTTCGGTATATGAGGAACATTCTGCTTCGCTATTTCCCCGAGAATGACCGCAATCGG ATTCAAAAGCTGAGGGAGTACAGGCTGAAGATCATATTAAATTATCCA CCACTACATAGGGAGATATATACTATGGATGCTGAGAACTTTTTCACGCCATCATTTCTCAGAGCAATTAAAGAAAACACCGAAGCAAGTTTTAGAAGTATAATGGCTGAACCTAGTACAGGAATTTATACATTTGAAATGCTTCAACcccaattttgtaaaaaactGATGTCTGAG GTGGATAGTTTTGAAAGATGGGTTCGTGGTACCAAACTCAGAATCATGCGCCCTAGTACTATGAATAAACATGGTGTTGTTCTTGAAGATTTTGGGCTGGAAACCATGCTTGACAGATTTATGAGTGATATCATACATCCCATATCACGag ttttctaCAGTGAATTTGGTGGATCCTCGCTGGACTCTCACCACGGTTTTGTTGTTGAATATGGAATCAGTAAAGACCTTGAACTTG GTTTACATGTGGATGATGCAGAAGTCTCCTTGAATGTTTGCTTGGGAAAAGAATTTTCTGGCGGGGAAGTGTTCTTCCAGGGTGTTCGATGTGAAGAACATGTACTATCAATAGCCCAGCCAGGG GAGATCTTCAATTATTCCCATGTTCCAGGACACGCAATTCTTCATCCTGGCCGTCAACGGCATGGTGCAAGACCTACAACATCTGGGAACAGGATGAATTTAATCATCTGGTGTAGAAG TTCGGCTTTCAGAGAGTTGAAGAAATATCAGAGAGATTTTCCTAGCTGGTGTGGAGAATGCAAACgcaagaagaaggagagagcCCGGTTATCGCTTATGGTCTCCCAACAG GAATTACTGAAGAGGGAAATATAA